One Spinacia oleracea cultivar Varoflay chromosome 4, BTI_SOV_V1, whole genome shotgun sequence DNA segment encodes these proteins:
- the LOC110787333 gene encoding uncharacterized protein isoform X1, whose product MDSQKNPAETKSSATAPTPAIASCRRKKKDDATFLEDLKGHIDEFIDASMDEHKSCFTKTIQKMFSISKIVAQRNSEQREVESVLPLQTTVSK is encoded by the exons ATGGATTCTCAGAAGAATCCAGCTGAAACTAAATCATCTGCTACTGCACCAACTCCAGCAATTGCTTCATGTCGGAGGAAGAAGAAAGATGACGCGACTTTCCTAGAGGATTTAAAGGGCCATATTGATGAGTTTATCGATGCTTCCATGGATGAACATAAGTCATGCTTCACAAAAACCATTCAAAAG ATGTTTTCAATATCGAAGATAGTGGCACAACGGAATTCTGAGCAGCGGGAAGTAGAGAGTGTTCTACCACTTCAGACTACAGTCTCAAAGTAG
- the LOC110787333 gene encoding uncharacterized protein isoform X2 encodes MLHFEHNFFSSRLVTSNMDSQKNPAETKSSATAPTPAIASCRRKKKDDATFLEDLKGHIDEFIDASMDEHKSCFTKTIQKMFSISKIVAQRNSEQREVESVLPLQTTVSK; translated from the exons ATGTTGCACTTTGAGCACAATTTTTTTAGTAGCAGGTTGGTAACATCTAACATGGATTCTCAGAAGAATCCAGCTGAAACTAAATCATCTGCTACTGCACCAACTCCAGCAATTGCTTCATGTCGGAGGAAGAAGAAAGATGACGCGACTTTCCTAGAGGATTTAAAGGGCCATATTGATGAGTTTATCGATGCTTCCATGGATGAACATAAGTCATGCTTCACAAAAACCATTCAAAAG ATGTTTTCAATATCGAAGATAGTGGCACAACGGAATTCTGAGCAGCGGGAAGTAGAGAGTGTTCTACCACTTCAGACTACAGTCTCAAAGTAG